From Streptomyces sp. CMB-StM0423, a single genomic window includes:
- a CDS encoding response regulator, whose amino-acid sequence MIRVLLVDDQALIRGGFRALLDAEDDIEVVGEAADGAEGVRLAARHRPDVALVDVQMPVLDGIEATRRIAADPELAGVHVVILTNYGVDEYVWGALRAGAAGFLVKDMEPEDLLHGVRVAARGDALLSPALTRKLIQEYVSRPAGGVPDADDALRGLTRREREVVTLVGGGLSNEEIAARLHISPITAKTHVSRAMTKLGARDRAQLVVLAYETGLVTPRGPVAGQPAD is encoded by the coding sequence GTGATCCGGGTGCTGCTCGTCGACGACCAGGCCCTCATCCGGGGCGGGTTCCGGGCACTGCTCGACGCCGAGGACGACATCGAGGTGGTCGGCGAGGCCGCCGACGGCGCCGAGGGGGTCCGGCTCGCCGCCCGGCACCGTCCCGACGTGGCGCTGGTCGACGTGCAGATGCCGGTGCTCGACGGCATCGAGGCCACCCGCAGGATCGCCGCCGACCCCGAACTGGCCGGCGTGCACGTCGTCATCCTCACCAACTACGGCGTGGACGAGTACGTCTGGGGCGCGCTGCGCGCCGGCGCGGCGGGGTTCCTCGTCAAGGACATGGAGCCGGAGGACCTGCTGCACGGGGTACGGGTCGCCGCCCGCGGCGACGCGCTGCTCTCCCCCGCGCTGACGCGCAAGCTGATCCAGGAGTACGTGTCCCGCCCCGCCGGCGGCGTGCCGGACGCGGACGACGCGCTGCGCGGGCTCACCCGGCGCGAGCGCGAGGTGGTCACGCTCGTCGGCGGCGGCCTCAGCAACGAGGAGATCGCCGCCCGGCTGCACATCAGCCCGATCACCGCAAAGACACACGTCAGCAGGGCGATGACGAAGCTCGGCGCCCGCGACCGGGCCCAACTCGTCGTGCTCGCCTACGAGACGGGCCTGGTCACCCCGCGCGGCCCGGTGGCCGGGCAGCCAGCGGACTGA
- a CDS encoding sensor histidine kinase produces the protein MTAAAQTDANSEHAVFRYLANAIKDGRETARDARAYAKDAGFAAVVALGCVGTMLLAPDGRIGFDALAWVLGLAGSVALVARHRFPRTVLVITAAAMVAYQLRGYPDGSPVLPMLVAVYRTIRGGHRGFFAVTALVSLAISLGSLPLLPLGDVALRAALEKRFLTFGWVVACAMGAAMRIQHEAMLAQAEERAAENAQRSADEERLRIARELHDTLTHSISVIKVQAGVAVHLSKKRGQEPPPALLAIQEASGDAARELRSTLHVLRNADGGAEGVGLERLPELVARARGSGVPATVAVAGERPALPAEVDRAAYRIVQESLTNVARHAGPAAAVGVHVSYAPDRVVVQVDDDGAADPGAPPQPGIGLTGMRERVAALGGELHAAPRPEGGFRVRAELPLPRAGGAAGAAT, from the coding sequence ATGACGGCGGCAGCGCAGACGGACGCGAACAGCGAGCACGCGGTGTTCCGCTACCTCGCGAACGCGATCAAGGACGGGCGGGAGACGGCGCGCGATGCCCGTGCGTACGCCAAGGACGCGGGCTTCGCCGCCGTCGTGGCGCTCGGCTGCGTGGGCACGATGCTGCTGGCGCCGGACGGGCGGATCGGCTTCGACGCGCTCGCCTGGGTGCTGGGCCTGGCCGGCAGCGTGGCGCTGGTGGCCAGGCACCGCTTCCCGCGCACGGTGCTGGTGATCACGGCGGCGGCCATGGTCGCGTACCAGCTCCGCGGCTACCCCGACGGCAGCCCGGTGCTGCCGATGCTGGTCGCCGTCTACCGGACCATCCGCGGCGGGCACCGCGGCTTCTTCGCCGTCACCGCCCTCGTCTCCCTCGCGATCAGCCTCGGCTCGCTGCCGCTGCTCCCGCTCGGCGACGTGGCGCTGCGCGCGGCGCTGGAGAAGCGGTTCCTGACGTTCGGCTGGGTGGTGGCGTGCGCGATGGGCGCGGCCATGCGCATCCAGCACGAGGCGATGCTCGCGCAGGCCGAGGAGCGGGCCGCGGAGAACGCGCAGCGCAGCGCGGACGAGGAGCGGCTGCGCATCGCCCGCGAGCTGCACGACACCCTCACCCACAGCATCTCCGTGATCAAGGTGCAGGCCGGGGTGGCCGTGCACCTGTCGAAGAAGCGCGGCCAGGAGCCGCCGCCGGCGCTGCTGGCCATCCAGGAGGCCAGCGGCGACGCCGCGCGCGAGCTGCGCTCCACGCTGCACGTGCTGCGCAACGCGGACGGCGGCGCCGAGGGCGTCGGCCTCGAACGGCTGCCGGAGCTGGTGGCGCGGGCCCGGGGCTCGGGGGTGCCGGCGACGGTGGCGGTCGCGGGCGAGCGGCCGGCGCTGCCGGCGGAGGTGGACCGGGCGGCGTACCGGATCGTGCAGGAGTCGCTGACGAACGTCGCGCGGCACGCGGGGCCCGCGGCGGCGGTGGGCGTGCACGTCTCGTACGCGCCGGACAGGGTCGTCGTCCAGGTCGACGACGACGGCGCCGCCGACCCCGGGGCACCGCCGCAGCCGGGCATCGGGCTGACCGGGATGCGCGAGCGGGTCGCCGCGCTCGGCGGCGAACTGCACGCCGCGCCGCGGCCGGAGGGCGGCTTCCGGGTACGCGCCGAGCTGCCGCTGCCGCGGGCGGGCGGCGCCGCGGGGGCGGCCACGTGA
- a CDS encoding LysR family transcriptional regulator encodes MDSRYLRAFVTVAETGGISAAAERLGYAQSSLSAQLRRLEQELGVTVVVRTSTGASLTDAGRRLLPYAREALEIDERMRSAAAASRPRLRIGAPETLAGEWLPDIVTALDYGAGGPDADAEISVVVGPREQLAEQLAAGELDLAFHFDDGSRTAGPSAVVGHEEVVLVTGPAHPLADAAEVTEADVLAAEFLVAEPGCSSAVLYDRLSRDLPARTRTATAAGSLPALRRLAAHGRGVALLPRLAVVRDLEDGGLVDLPLATRPGPVAIEARWRRDPGQAEPTLRAVLRLARRHTPQLPPPPALRRTPARTA; translated from the coding sequence GTGGACTCTCGATATCTGCGCGCCTTCGTGACGGTGGCCGAAACCGGCGGGATATCAGCCGCGGCCGAGCGGCTGGGGTACGCGCAGTCGAGCCTCAGCGCCCAACTGCGCCGCCTGGAACAGGAACTCGGCGTCACGGTCGTGGTCCGCACCTCCACCGGCGCGTCCCTCACCGACGCCGGCCGCCGGCTGCTCCCGTACGCGCGCGAGGCGCTGGAGATCGACGAACGCATGCGCAGCGCGGCCGCCGCTTCCCGGCCCCGGCTGCGGATCGGGGCGCCGGAGACCCTGGCGGGCGAGTGGCTGCCGGACATCGTCACCGCGCTGGACTACGGCGCCGGCGGGCCGGACGCGGACGCGGAGATCAGCGTCGTCGTCGGCCCCCGCGAACAACTGGCGGAGCAACTGGCCGCCGGTGAACTGGACCTCGCCTTCCACTTCGACGACGGCAGCCGGACGGCGGGCCCCAGCGCGGTCGTCGGCCACGAGGAGGTCGTGCTCGTCACCGGCCCCGCGCACCCGCTGGCGGACGCGGCGGAGGTGACGGAAGCGGACGTGCTGGCCGCCGAGTTCCTCGTCGCGGAGCCGGGCTGCAGCTCGGCCGTCCTCTACGACCGCCTCAGCCGCGACCTGCCCGCCCGTACCCGCACGGCCACCGCCGCCGGCTCCCTGCCCGCGCTGCGCCGGCTGGCGGCGCACGGCCGCGGGGTGGCGCTGCTGCCCCGGCTGGCCGTCGTACGGGACCTGGAGGACGGCGGGCTGGTCGACCTCCCGCTGGCCACCCGCCCGGGGCCGGTGGCGATCGAGGCCCGCTGGCGCCGCGACCCGGGCCAGGCGGAACCGACGCTGCGGGCCGTCCTGCGCCTGGCCCGCCGCCACACCCCCCAACTCCCCCCGCCCCCGGCGCTCCGCCGCACCCCGGCCCGTACGGCCTGA
- a CDS encoding lysoplasmalogenase encodes MADAALPTPRPRSRALRGAVVRGARGVFAAAAAAHLVGQLAGADWLVHATKPLLMPALAAYAAARGAPRALVAGLGFGWAGDVLLQVGGDGAFLAGMGAFAAGHVCYLTLFRREHRLPRAVERRPAVAYGAAWAAGVGVLWPGLDPGLRGPVAAYSLLLAAMAFGAARFGPRAGAGGALFLLSDTLIATDLAGLPQPPAAGFWVMATYLAAQYLIADGVLRRRAPGRGLVRGAQPPGPGPGPGPGHSPGPGHGEGRAAAP; translated from the coding sequence ATGGCCGATGCCGCCCTGCCGACCCCCCGTCCCCGTTCCCGGGCCCTCCGCGGGGCCGTCGTGCGGGGCGCCCGCGGGGTGTTCGCGGCGGCCGCCGCCGCGCATCTGGTGGGGCAGCTCGCCGGGGCCGACTGGCTCGTGCACGCCACCAAGCCCCTGCTCATGCCCGCCCTCGCCGCCTACGCCGCCGCCCGCGGCGCCCCGCGGGCGCTCGTCGCCGGGCTGGGCTTCGGCTGGGCCGGGGACGTGCTGCTGCAGGTGGGCGGGGACGGGGCGTTCCTGGCCGGGATGGGGGCGTTCGCCGCCGGGCACGTGTGCTACCTGACGCTCTTCCGGCGCGAGCACCGGCTGCCCCGCGCGGTGGAGCGGCGGCCGGCCGTCGCGTACGGGGCCGCCTGGGCGGCCGGCGTCGGCGTGCTGTGGCCGGGACTCGACCCGGGGCTGCGCGGGCCCGTGGCCGCGTACAGCCTGCTGCTCGCCGCGATGGCGTTCGGCGCCGCCCGGTTCGGGCCGCGGGCGGGTGCGGGGGGTGCGCTGTTCCTGCTCTCCGACACCCTCATCGCCACCGACCTCGCCGGCCTGCCGCAGCCGCCCGCCGCCGGGTTCTGGGTGATGGCGACGTACCTGGCCGCCCAGTACCTCATCGCGGACGGCGTGCTGCGCCGCCGGGCGCCCGGCCGCGGCCTCGTACGCGGCGCACAGCCGCCCGGCCCCGGCCCCGGCCCCGGCCCCGGACACAGCCCCGGCCCCGGACACGGCGAAGGCCGGGCCGCGGCGCCCTGA
- a CDS encoding S8 family peptidase: MTHLRPRGRRLLAVPLGLTLAAALGLLPGAASAASAPEPGGSAGTAAGEKLSYVVNTKTDDRTIARVKDAIADADGSVVVTYKKIGVVVAHSTNPDFAAELRDVRGVQSAGASRTAPLTPGGTLETSAPEVYKGAAKARSQDPGVEPLENEQWDLPAIGADKAHKVSTGSRDVTVGVIDTGVDDTHPDLKANFSAKQSANCVGGVADTTEGAWRPYDPAGDYHGTHVAGEIAAARNGVGVAGVAPGVQVASLKVSEPDTALFYAEAVVCAFVFAGDNGIEITNNSYYVDPWLYNCLDDPDQRAIVDAVNRASLYAMGKGTLHLAAAGNSNHDLASDEIADDSSPNDSTSVERTIDPSECWDVPTQLPGIVTVAGTGVNDDKSYYSSYGQKVVDIAAPGGDAYQIPDTPSKNGRILSTLPENKYGWLQGTSMATPHAAGVAALIKSKHPRVSPTALHMMMKSQADNPGCPEFYDPDGNGVEDATCTGNKRTNAFYGTGIVDAYDAVRR, from the coding sequence ATGACTCATCTCCGACCCCGCGGTCGGCGCCTGCTGGCAGTGCCCCTCGGGCTGACCCTCGCGGCGGCGCTCGGCCTCCTGCCGGGGGCGGCCTCCGCCGCGTCGGCCCCGGAGCCCGGCGGCAGCGCCGGGACCGCGGCCGGCGAGAAGCTTTCGTACGTGGTCAACACGAAGACCGACGACAGGACGATCGCCCGGGTCAAGGACGCAATCGCCGACGCGGACGGCTCGGTGGTCGTCACGTACAAGAAGATCGGCGTGGTCGTCGCCCACTCCACCAACCCGGACTTCGCGGCGGAGCTGCGCGACGTGCGCGGCGTGCAGTCCGCGGGCGCGAGCCGTACCGCGCCGCTGACGCCCGGGGGGACGCTGGAGACCAGCGCGCCTGAGGTCTACAAGGGGGCCGCGAAGGCCCGTTCGCAGGACCCGGGCGTCGAGCCGCTGGAGAACGAGCAGTGGGACCTGCCGGCGATCGGCGCCGACAAGGCGCACAAGGTCTCGACCGGCAGCCGTGACGTCACCGTCGGCGTCATCGACACCGGCGTGGACGACACCCACCCCGACCTCAAGGCCAACTTCTCCGCCAAGCAGTCCGCCAACTGCGTCGGCGGCGTCGCGGACACCACCGAGGGCGCCTGGCGGCCCTACGACCCGGCGGGCGACTACCACGGCACCCACGTCGCCGGTGAGATCGCCGCCGCGCGCAACGGCGTCGGCGTGGCCGGCGTCGCGCCCGGCGTGCAGGTCGCCTCGCTCAAGGTGAGCGAGCCCGACACCGCGCTGTTCTACGCCGAGGCCGTCGTCTGCGCCTTCGTCTTCGCCGGCGACAACGGCATCGAGATCACCAACAACAGCTACTACGTCGACCCGTGGCTCTACAACTGCCTCGACGACCCCGACCAGCGGGCGATCGTCGACGCGGTCAACCGCGCCTCGCTGTACGCGATGGGCAAGGGCACCCTGCACCTCGCCGCGGCCGGCAACTCCAACCACGACCTCGCCTCCGACGAGATCGCGGACGACTCCAGCCCCAACGACAGTACGTCCGTGGAGCGCACGATCGACCCCTCCGAGTGCTGGGACGTGCCGACCCAGCTCCCGGGCATCGTGACCGTCGCGGGTACCGGCGTGAACGACGACAAGTCGTACTACAGCAGCTACGGCCAGAAGGTCGTCGACATCGCCGCGCCCGGCGGTGACGCCTACCAGATCCCGGACACGCCGTCGAAGAACGGCCGCATCCTGTCGACGCTGCCGGAGAACAAGTACGGCTGGCTGCAGGGCACGTCGATGGCCACCCCGCACGCCGCGGGCGTGGCGGCGCTCATCAAGAGCAAGCACCCGCGGGTGTCGCCCACGGCGCTGCACATGATGATGAAGTCGCAGGCCGACAATCCCGGCTGCCCGGAGTTCTACGACCCGGACGGCAACGGGGTCGAGGACGCCACCTGCACCGGCAACAAGCGGACCAACGCCTTCTACGGGACGGGGATCGTGGACGCCTACGACGCCGTACGGCGGTGA
- the moaA gene encoding GTP 3',8-cyclase MoaA, whose product MLRDTYGRVATDLRVSLTDRCNLRCTYCMPEEGLQWLGKPELLTDDEIVRLVRLAVTEFGVTDVRFTGGEPLLRPGLTGIVERCAALAPRPKLSLTTNGIGLERTAAALKAAGLDRVNVSLDTLSADVFQRLTRRKRHGDVLRGLAAARAAGLDPVKVNSVLMPGFNEDEAPDLLAWAVAEGYELRFIEQMPLDAQHGWQRDGMITAGDILASLRTRFTLTPEGEVVRGSAPAERWLVDGGPARVGVIASVTRPFCRACDRTRLTADGQVRNCLFAREETDLRGALRSGAPDAEIARQWRIAMWGKKAGAGLDDPSFVQPDRPMSAIGG is encoded by the coding sequence ATGCTGCGTGACACCTATGGGCGAGTCGCCACCGATCTTCGCGTCTCGCTCACCGACCGCTGCAACCTGCGGTGCACGTACTGCATGCCCGAGGAAGGGCTTCAGTGGCTCGGCAAACCCGAGCTGCTCACCGACGACGAGATCGTCCGCCTCGTCCGCCTCGCGGTCACCGAGTTCGGCGTCACCGACGTGCGCTTCACCGGCGGCGAGCCGCTGCTGCGCCCCGGGCTCACCGGCATCGTCGAGCGCTGCGCCGCCCTCGCGCCCCGCCCCAAGCTCTCCCTGACCACCAACGGCATCGGCCTGGAGCGTACGGCCGCGGCCCTCAAGGCCGCGGGTCTCGACCGGGTGAACGTCTCGCTGGACACCCTCAGCGCCGACGTGTTCCAGCGGCTGACCCGCCGCAAACGCCACGGCGACGTGCTCCGCGGCCTCGCCGCCGCCCGGGCCGCCGGCCTGGATCCGGTGAAGGTCAACAGCGTGCTGATGCCGGGGTTCAACGAGGACGAGGCCCCCGACCTGCTCGCCTGGGCCGTCGCCGAGGGCTACGAGCTGCGGTTCATCGAGCAGATGCCCCTCGACGCGCAGCACGGCTGGCAGCGCGACGGCATGATCACCGCGGGCGACATCCTCGCCTCCCTGCGCACGCGCTTCACGCTGACCCCCGAGGGCGAGGTGGTGCGCGGGTCCGCCCCCGCCGAGCGCTGGCTCGTGGACGGCGGCCCGGCCCGCGTCGGCGTCATCGCCTCCGTCACCCGGCCCTTCTGCCGGGCCTGCGACCGCACCCGGCTGACCGCGGACGGGCAGGTGCGCAACTGCCTGTTCGCGCGCGAGGAGACCGACCTGCGGGGTGCGTTGCGCTCCGGCGCGCCGGACGCGGAGATAGCCCGGCAGTGGCGGATCGCGATGTGGGGGAAGAAGGCGGGCGCCGGGCTCGACGACCCGTCGTTCGTCCAGCCGGACCGGCCGATGTCCGCGATCGGCGGCTGA
- a CDS encoding DUF3099 domain-containing protein, producing MKRKRRGDADVFRITGARQSLDDDVRARQRRYVISMTVRAVSVVAAALLWNVQRHTAVVALVLGMFIPYFAVIIANAGRESIRSLPSTFVVAPERRVIAPPRRTTREPGAPGERAPAGNESTTSDSAPPPV from the coding sequence GTGAAGCGGAAGCGCCGCGGCGATGCCGATGTGTTCAGGATCACCGGCGCGCGGCAGAGCCTGGACGATGACGTACGCGCCCGGCAGCGGCGGTACGTGATCTCCATGACGGTCCGGGCGGTCTCGGTGGTGGCCGCCGCGCTGCTCTGGAACGTCCAGCGGCACACCGCGGTCGTCGCACTCGTCCTCGGGATGTTCATCCCCTATTTCGCGGTGATCATCGCGAACGCGGGCCGCGAGAGCATTCGTTCGCTGCCCTCCACCTTCGTCGTCGCCCCGGAGCGCAGAGTCATCGCCCCGCCGCGGCGGACCACGCGTGAGCCCGGCGCCCCGGGTGAACGGGCCCCGGCCGGCAACGAGTCGACGACCAGTGACAGCGCTCCGCCGCCCGTTTGA
- a CDS encoding GlsB/YeaQ/YmgE family stress response membrane protein, which translates to MSWLWAIVLGLILGVIARIILPGRQAIPIWLTIVFGIIGSIIGNAAASGIGVADTKGVDWIRHLLQLAGAVGVVALGAPMYERFRGHRKRSPR; encoded by the coding sequence ATGAGCTGGCTGTGGGCCATCGTCCTGGGCCTGATCCTGGGCGTCATCGCCCGGATCATCCTGCCCGGCAGACAGGCCATCCCCATCTGGCTGACCATCGTGTTCGGCATCATCGGGTCGATCATCGGCAATGCCGCGGCCTCGGGGATCGGCGTGGCGGACACCAAGGGGGTCGACTGGATCCGGCACCTGCTGCAGCTCGCCGGCGCCGTGGGCGTCGTGGCCCTGGGCGCCCCGATGTACGAGAGGTTCCGCGGCCACCGGAAGCGCAGCCCCCGCTAG
- the tyrS gene encoding tyrosine--tRNA ligase, with protein sequence MTDIVDELRWRGLLALSTDEDALRKALADGPVTFYCGFDPTAPSLHVGHLVQVLTVRRLQEAGHLPLALVGGATGQIGDPKPDAERTLNDPEVVARWVERVRAQIEPLLDFEGPYAARMVNNLDWTAGLSAIEFLRDIGRHFRVNKMVAKEAVARRLESEEGISYTEFSYQILQSLDFLELYRRHGCTLQTGGSDQWGNLTAGTDLIHRVEPEAAVHALATPLMTKADGTKFGKTEGGAVWLDPELTTPYAFYQFWLNVDDRDVSRYLRILSFRSREELIELERQTAERPQARAAQRALAEELTTLVHGAAQCAAVIAASRALFGQGELGELDEATLRAALAEVPHARVAELGPVVELLAEVGLAPSRSAARRTVKEGGAYVNNVKVAAEDAVPAPEDLLHGRWLVLRRGKRSLAAIELAAPQDG encoded by the coding sequence GTGACGGACATCGTCGACGAGCTGCGGTGGCGCGGGCTGCTGGCCCTGTCCACCGACGAGGACGCACTGCGCAAGGCGCTCGCGGACGGTCCCGTCACGTTCTATTGCGGCTTCGATCCGACGGCGCCCAGCCTGCACGTGGGACACCTGGTGCAGGTGCTGACCGTGCGCCGGCTCCAGGAGGCCGGGCACCTGCCGCTGGCCCTGGTCGGCGGCGCGACCGGCCAGATCGGCGATCCCAAGCCGGACGCGGAGCGCACGCTGAACGACCCGGAGGTCGTCGCCCGCTGGGTGGAGCGGGTCCGCGCGCAGATCGAGCCGCTGCTCGACTTCGAGGGCCCGTACGCCGCCCGGATGGTCAACAACCTGGACTGGACCGCGGGCCTGTCGGCGATCGAGTTCCTGCGGGACATCGGGCGGCATTTCCGGGTGAACAAGATGGTCGCCAAGGAGGCCGTCGCCCGCCGGCTGGAGTCGGAAGAGGGCATCAGCTACACCGAGTTCAGCTACCAGATCCTGCAGAGCCTGGACTTCCTGGAGCTGTACCGGCGGCACGGCTGCACGCTGCAGACGGGCGGCAGCGACCAGTGGGGCAACCTGACGGCGGGCACCGACCTGATCCACCGGGTCGAGCCGGAGGCCGCGGTGCACGCGCTGGCGACGCCGTTGATGACGAAGGCCGACGGCACGAAGTTCGGCAAGACGGAGGGCGGCGCGGTCTGGCTCGACCCGGAGCTGACGACTCCGTACGCCTTTTATCAGTTCTGGCTGAATGTCGACGACCGCGACGTCTCCCGCTACCTGCGGATCCTCAGCTTCCGCAGCCGCGAGGAGCTGATCGAGCTGGAGCGGCAGACGGCGGAGCGGCCGCAGGCGCGGGCCGCGCAGCGGGCGCTGGCGGAGGAGCTGACGACGCTGGTGCACGGTGCGGCGCAGTGCGCCGCGGTGATCGCCGCGTCCCGGGCCCTCTTCGGGCAGGGCGAGCTGGGCGAGCTGGACGAGGCGACGCTGCGGGCGGCGCTGGCCGAGGTGCCGCACGCGCGGGTCGCGGAGCTGGGTCCCGTGGTGGAGCTGCTGGCCGAGGTGGGCCTGGCGCCGAGCCGGTCGGCGGCCCGCAGGACGGTCAAGGAGGGCGGGGCGTACGTGAACAACGTGAAGGTCGCCGCCGAGGACGCCGTGCCGGCGCCCGAGGACCTGCTGCACGGGCGCTGGCTGGTGCTGCGCCGGGGCAAGCGCAGCCTGGCGGCGATCGAGCTGGCGGCCCCGCAGGACGGCTGA
- a CDS encoding metallopeptidase TldD-related protein translates to MTRATRTTEPHETVERALELSRADGCVVIADEESSANLRWAGNVLTTNGETRGRTLTVIATVDGREGTASGVVSRAAVTADDLEPLVRAAEAAARESGPAEDARPLVEGVPHSADFAGPPAETSSDVFAAFAPALGESFARARAGGRQLYGFANHTLTSTYLGTSTGLRLRHDQPTGTLELNAKSPDRTKSAWAGRSTRDFTDVDPAGLDAELAQRLAWAERTVELPAGRYETLLPPSAVADLLVYMFWSASGRDAHDGRTVFSKPGGGTRVGEKLAGLPLTLRSDPAEPGLESAPFVVAHASGNDWSVFDNGLPVGPTDWVREGTLQHLLTGRFTGDLTGLPVTPEADNLVLDAGGTKSLDEMVAELGHDGPGLLLTCLWYIREVDPATLLLTGLTRDGVYLVEKGEVTGAVNNFRFNESPVDLLGRAAEAGVTERTLPREWGDWFTRAAMPPVRIPDFNMSSVSQGV, encoded by the coding sequence ATGACGCGGGCGACCCGGACGACCGAGCCTCACGAGACCGTCGAGCGGGCGCTGGAGCTGTCGCGCGCGGACGGCTGCGTGGTGATCGCCGACGAGGAGTCGAGCGCGAACCTGCGCTGGGCGGGCAACGTGCTGACGACGAACGGCGAGACCCGCGGCCGTACGCTCACGGTCATCGCCACCGTCGACGGCCGGGAGGGCACCGCCTCCGGCGTCGTCTCCCGGGCCGCGGTCACCGCGGACGACCTGGAGCCGCTGGTACGGGCCGCGGAGGCGGCGGCGCGGGAGAGCGGTCCCGCGGAGGACGCCAGGCCGCTGGTCGAGGGCGTGCCGCACTCGGCCGACTTCGCCGGGCCGCCCGCCGAGACCTCCTCCGACGTCTTCGCCGCCTTCGCGCCCGCGCTCGGCGAGTCCTTCGCCCGCGCCCGGGCCGGCGGCCGGCAGCTCTACGGCTTCGCGAACCACACGCTGACCTCCACCTACCTCGGCACCTCCACCGGGCTGCGGCTGCGCCACGACCAGCCGACGGGCACGCTGGAGCTGAACGCCAAGTCCCCGGACCGGACGAAGTCCGCCTGGGCGGGCCGCTCGACCCGGGACTTCACCGACGTGGACCCCGCCGGGCTGGACGCGGAGCTGGCGCAGCGGCTGGCGTGGGCGGAGCGCACGGTGGAGCTGCCCGCCGGGCGGTACGAGACGCTGCTGCCGCCGAGCGCGGTGGCGGACCTGCTGGTGTACATGTTCTGGTCGGCCTCCGGGCGGGACGCGCACGACGGCCGCACGGTGTTCAGCAAGCCGGGCGGCGGCACGCGGGTCGGCGAGAAGCTGGCCGGGCTGCCGCTGACGCTGCGCAGCGACCCGGCGGAGCCGGGGCTGGAGTCGGCGCCGTTCGTCGTCGCGCACGCCTCGGGCAACGACTGGTCGGTCTTCGACAACGGGCTGCCGGTCGGGCCCACGGACTGGGTGCGCGAGGGCACGTTGCAGCACCTGCTGACCGGCCGCTTCACCGGGGACCTCACCGGCCTGCCGGTCACGCCGGAGGCGGACAACCTGGTGCTGGACGCGGGCGGTACGAAGTCGCTGGACGAGATGGTCGCGGAGCTGGGGCACGACGGGCCCGGGCTGCTGCTGACCTGCCTGTGGTACATCCGCGAGGTCGACCCGGCGACGCTGCTGCTGACCGGGCTGACCCGGGACGGCGTGTATCTGGTGGAGAAGGGCGAGGTGACCGGGGCGGTGAACAACTTCCGCTTTAACGAGTCGCCCGTCGACCTGCTGGGGCGCGCGGCCGAGGCCGGGGTGACGGAGCGGACGCTGCCGCGCGAGTGGGGCGACTGGTTCACGCGGGCGGCGATGCCGCCGGTGCGGATCCCCGACTTCAACATGAGCTCGGTCAGCCAGGGCGTCTAG